Within Oncorhynchus masou masou isolate Uvic2021 chromosome 17, UVic_Omas_1.1, whole genome shotgun sequence, the genomic segment aaaaaaaccttgaatgaataggtgtgtccaaacttttgactggtactgtatatgtagcctacatgcagttgaagtcggaagtttatatacaccttagccaaatacatttaaactcagtttttcacaattcctgacatttaatcctagtaaaaattccctgtcttaggtcagttaggatcaccacttttattttaagaatgtgaaatgtcagaataatagttgagagaatgatttatttcagcttttatttctttcatcacattcccagtgggtgagaagtttacatgcactcaattagtatttggtagcattgcctttaaattgtttaacttgggtcaagcattttgagtagccttccacaagcttcacacaataagttggatgaattttggcccattccccctgacagagctggtgtaactgagtcaggtttgtaggcctccttgctcacacacactttttcagttctgcctacacattttctatatgattgaagtcagggctttgtgatggccactccaataccttgactttgttgtccttaagaccattttgcttcaatatatgcacataattttcattcctcatgacgccatctattttgtgaagtgcaccagtccctcctgcagcaaagcacccgtataacatgatgctgccaccccagtgcttcacgtttgggatgttgttcttcggcttgcaagcctccccctttttcctccaaacataacgatggtcattatggccaaaccgttctatttttgcttcatcacaccagaggacatttctccaaaaagtacaatctttgtctcaatgtgcagttacaaaccgtagtctgtctttttttatggcagtcttggagcagtggcttcttccttgctgagcagcctttcaggttatgtcgatataggactcattttactgttgatatagacacttttgtacccgtttcctccagcatcttcacaaggtcctttgctgttctgggattgagttgcacttttcgcaccaaagtacgttcatctctaggagacagaccgtgtctccttcctgaacggtatgaggcaaagaggcactgagtttgaaggtaggcctttaaatacatccacagatacacctccaattgactcaaatgatgtcaattagcctatccgaAGCTTATAAAGGCATGACAtcatttttctggaattttccaagcttcttaaaggcacagtcaacttcgtgtatgtaaacttctgacccactggaattgtgatacagtgaattataagtgaaataatctgtctgtaaataattgttggaaaaattacttgtgtcatgcacaaagtagatgtcctaacccacttgctaaaactatagtttgttttcaagtattttgtggagtggttgaaaaacaagttttaatgactccaacctaagtgtatataaacttccaacttcaattgTATATGGTACCGCCAAGAACTGTCTGTGGGACTAAAAATGAATGAACCCTGGGTATGTTGAGTAGAACCAAAGAATTACAACGATTCTAAATTGAACAATCAAACTGAAGCAGGGTGTTAGTATTTACATTTGGTGTGGGGCTCTAGCTGGTGCATTGGTGCTTGTCAGTGAGGTACATTCATGACAGGGTTGGGGAGCATTGAAAAAAATATGTTCTAATGCTAAATGATCTATGTGCATACTGTAGAATATGCATATCGCCCATTAGTTTGTCCAAAGTGCTACGGTACAAAAGGACCATGAAGGTGAAGTCTGTAGTGTAAGATGTATGGCCTGCTGGGATAGTGGTGGACTAACACAACAGGATGCTGGGAGACTGAGTATTTTAAGTCCTGGATTGTCTCGTTAACAGCTGGTTATTTCTGAGGTCACTATTTATATCCCTCACTTATTCATTCTCTCCTTTCACTTCCCTACCTCCATACTTATTTCTCTCTAACACATTCACTCCATCGTTCTCTCTAGGAGTTGTTTGTAGAGTCGGGGAGAGAGATCTCACTCCCGAACACTTCTCGGTAGAGTGGTGGGAAGCTGTATGCGGTCTCGGGGTGGACCAGACGAAAGAACTCCAGCTTGTCGATGTGGAGATTGCAGATGGACTTCATTATCGGCAGCTTGGATACCATCTACAGAGGGGACACACCAGGATCAGTCAGGAAAACACAATCAATATTTGTGGACTTGGTGTGACGGAATGGGAAAAATCTGGAGAATGCATGAAATGTGTATGTACTTAAGCTACGCTAAAATGGGATAGATCCGGTCTACAGCACTAGACTGGTTAACTGTTTGTCTTTGTTAGATTTAAAGAATGCCAGCATGTCTACAGCACAAGATAGTTCAGCCCATAAGGCCCTATAAAATGTGCATATGCAGCTGTTTGGGATATTCTGGAGAGGATCGTATCATAAAGTTCTTGGAGAGGAGACATATGCTACACCAGTAACTCCAATATGGTGGATCTCAGCTAATGACAACTGGGCCATGACTAGAGACTGTGGGGTATGTTATGGTGCTGTGGAGTGTGCTAGGCCTGACCTGGTCTAGCTTCTCGTCGGCAGCCCCGCTCATGTGCAGACTGTGTTGCAGAGCCAGGTAGACCTTCGCCTGTAGCTTCTGGACCTTCTGGCTGTCGGCTAACCATGGTCGGTCTGGGGACAGCAAGCAAGTGGCACTGAACAGAGCCATCTCCTCATCGGTCAGCTGCAGGCGGGAGAGCCCTTTAGCCAGGTCAAACACGGCACTGACCAGGTCATCGCAACCTGCAGAGAAATATCACAATATTAGATATCCAGACACCATGTTGAGTTTTCATTGAATTGTATGAGTGAGCCTCACCTACTATCCCAATCGAGCGAGCTTACATAAAGAGCAGCGGTCAGGCTGGTCTTTGATCAGGCTAATTTGCAGTAGCTAACAGtatcaatcaaatgttatttataaagccctttttacatcagctgatgtcacaaagtgctatacagaaacccaacctaaaaccccaaacagaaagcaatgcagatgtagaagcacggtggctaggaaagcCCTATACATTATACTGTATCGCAGAAAGAGTAGCCTATTAATAAAGTCACCTACCGAGGGCTTTGAAGAGCTGGGCAGAGGCAAATTTGCCATTAAAGAACATGGTGTTGGTGGTGGCGTTAAATGCCCTGCACATCCTAATCAACAGCACCTCCAGACAGCCTGCAATGGTAACCATAGAGAGCcacagagatggaggaagaggagggaggggaagacagagaagacagaaaaTGCTCCAACATGCAAAAACACACAATGAAAAGTAAATATTTCAGATTGGAGGACAGCAGACGTAAGGCATTTGAACATTTAGAAAATCAGCAGGGTAGGATGGATTTGTCAAAAGGGGTTTCAAACATTTACAAATGGTATAATATGGAGTATTGTAAaataaatgtgtttgtgtgttgcagATATAATGATAAATTATATACAGAAATGTAGGTTCCAGAGATGGTTAAATGGTCAGAGCAGTCATGTGTGGTTTGTAAAAAACCAAACCAATACAAATAAAAGGAGCACAAAAGGAAGAAGGTTGGAGAAAAGAAGTACAAGAGCCAAAGTTAGCAAGATAAAGCATTTCTTCTCTCACATTACAGAAATGTTCACGTGGTGCTATGGTATACGGTTTGAAATAATGGCTGCTTGCATATGTGAGAGAGTGTGCATGTCACACAGAAACAATTATCTGTATAAACATGCCCACCTGGTTTTGCGTATCATTGTGTCTATGTCCTGTAAGAACTGAAGTGATTTGAGCAGTCAAGTCTAATttgcatatacactgctcaaaaaaataaagggaacacttaaacaacacaatgtaactccaagtcaatcacacttctgtgaaatcaaactgtccacttaggaagcaacactgattgacaatacatttcacatgctgttgtgcaaatggaaaagacaacaggtggaaattataggcaattagcaagacacccccaataaaggagtggttctgcaggtggtgaccacagaccacttctcagttcctatgcttcctggctgatgttttggtcacttttgaatgctggcggtgctttcactctagtggtagcatgagacagagtctacaacccacacaagtggctcaggtagtgcagctcatccaggatgacacatcaatgcgagctgtggcaagaaggtttgctgtgtctgtcagcgtagtgtccagagcatggaggcactaccaggagacaggccagtacatcaggagacatggaggatgccgtaggagggcaacaacccagcagcaggaccgttacctacgcctttgtgcaaggaggagcaggaggagcactgccagagccctgcaaaatgacctccagcaggccacaaatgtgtatgtgtctgctcaaaaggtcagaaacagactccatgagggtggtatgagggcccgacgtccacaggtgggggttgtgcttacagcccaacaccgtgcaggacatttggcatttgccagagagcACCAAGATTGGcgaatttgccactggcgccctgtgctcttcacagatgaaagcaggttcacactgagcacatgtgacagacgtgacaaagtctggagacgccgtggagaatgttctgctgcctgcaacatcatccacaacatgaccggtttggcggtgggtcagtcatggtgtggggtggcatttcttttgggggccgcacagccctccatgtgctcgccagaggtagcctgactgccattaggtaccgagatgagatcctcagaccccttgtgagaccatatgctggtgcggttggccctgggttcctcctaatgcaagacaatgctagacctcatgtggctggagtgtgtcagcagttcctgcaagaggaaggcattgatgctatggactggcccacccgttccccagacctgaatccaattgagcacatctgggacatcatgtctcgctccatccaccaacgccacgttgcaccacagactgtccaggagttggcggatgctttagtccaggtctgggaggagatccctcaggaaaacatccgccacctcatcaggagcatgcccaggcgttgtagggaggtcatacaggcacgtggaagccacacacactactgagcctcattttgacttgttttaaggacattacatcaaagttggatcagcctgtagtgtggttttccactttaattttgagtgtgactccaaatccagacctccatgggttgataaatttgatttccattgatcatttttgtgtgattttgttgtcagcacattcaactatgtaaagaaaaacgtatttaataagaatatttcattaattcagatctaggatgtgttattttagtgttccctttatttttttgagcagtgtatataggtACTGACCTGCTTTGAGCAGAATGATCTGGTCATTCTGACACAGGTCCATGAAGCCTGTAATGCGTTTGGCAAACTCCACCACGTATTGGATGGAATTGGTGATGTGGTGGGCACATTGCTGCCACACAGACTCTGCAGActgcgagaaagagagaaataataATTTAATACGACGATAATGCAATATTATACTATGTATTGTGATGGTGAGTgcaatgtgtgtgagtgtgtgtattcaCCTCGCACTGGAAGTTGCGAGTCTCCTCAGGTGAGTACTGCATCCGATTGTATGTCAGCCTCTTCAGTTCGTCAGAGCTGTACTGACTCGTCTCCAAGTGGGACTTGACCACACTCTGGGTGATACGCTCTGAAACAACACAGGCACATTTATGAATACAAGACCACTACAGACAACATGTTTACTTGATACTGGGAAACTTTGTTGGTTATGTTAGTTATAGCAATAGTAATAGATTTCTTACCTATATCCATAAGAGTGCAGTCATCAGGCAGTGTCTCTAGCAGTGTGGCGTGCGTGTGTGCCAGGAGCACGTGTGTGTGCGACAACATCTGGTACTCGTGTTTGATCCCATTGGCGTCGGTGACATCCAGTAGATTTTGCTGGGGAGAATTCTGATTGGATGAAATGGGcgaggatgatgatggtgatgaagaaTTGGAGGTGTTCCCAGTGCTTCCGCCGTGGTCTTCTTGCAGGTCCAGGCTGCAGTACTCGTGGGCCTCCTGTGGGGTCAAGGGGAGGTCAAACAGTTTGGGGAGCGCTGCGATGTCATCCAGGTCACTCAGGGTGGAGCTGGATCCCCCGCTGCTGTAGGAGCGACTGAGCTCCCCGTGCCTGTCCCCCTTGCTTTCTCCCCCAGCCACGTCTTCCCTGGACAGTGgcagaccctggttcagacacTCCTGGTTCTTCTGGTGCTTCTGGACCTCAGCGTACAGGCTGTCGCGCTGCTTCTTAGACATACGGCCAAACTTCACCGCTGGACGGAGACAAGCGATGGGGAAGAATATAAGTTCATGTCTGTGTGGATTGGAAATAACTGTTGTATAATGCTGTCATGAGTTATCCTCTGGGTTAGAATacttgcacgtgtgtgtgtgtgagttagagAGACTCACCGTCCCGGCTCATGCCTAACACCAGACACTTCTG encodes:
- the LOC135558938 gene encoding nuclear receptor ROR-beta-like isoform X1, translating into MRAQIEVIPCKICGDKSSGIHYGVITCEGCKGFFRRSQQNNAMYSCSRQRNCLIDRTSRNRCQHCRLQKCLVLGMSRDAVKFGRMSKKQRDSLYAEVQKHQKNQECLNQGLPLSREDVAGGESKGDRHGELSRSYSSGGSSSTLSDLDDIAALPKLFDLPLTPQEAHEYCSLDLQEDHGGSTGNTSNSSSPSSSSPISSNQNSPQQNLLDVTDANGIKHEYQMLSHTHVLLAHTHATLLETLPDDCTLMDIERITQSVVKSHLETSQYSSDELKRLTYNRMQYSPEETRNFQCESAESVWQQCAHHITNSIQYVVEFAKRITGFMDLCQNDQIILLKAGCLEVLLIRMCRAFNATTNTMFFNGKFASAQLFKALGCDDLVSAVFDLAKGLSRLQLTDEEMALFSATCLLSPDRPWLADSQKVQKLQAKVYLALQHSLHMSGAADEKLDQMVSKLPIMKSICNLHIDKLEFFRLVHPETAYSFPPLYREVFGSEISLPDSTNNS
- the LOC135558938 gene encoding nuclear receptor ROR-beta-like isoform X2, with product MQGRAKLTACLTLSPTLPSHCANHSHMPAQIEVIPCKICGDKSSGIHYGVITCEGCKGFFRRSQQNNAMYSCSRQRNCLIDRTSRNRCQHCRLQKCLVLGMSRDAVKFGRMSKKQRDSLYAEVQKHQKNQECLNQGLPLSREDVAGGESKGDRHGELSRSYSSGGSSSTLSDLDDIAALPKLFDLPLTPQEAHEYCSLDLQEDHGGSTGNTSNSSSPSSSSPISSNQNSPQQNLLDVTDANGIKHEYQMLSHTHVLLAHTHATLLETLPDDCTLMDIERITQSVVKSHLETSQYSSDELKRLTYNRMQYSPEETRNFQCESAESVWQQCAHHITNSIQYVVEFAKRITGFMDLCQNDQIILLKAGCLEVLLIRMCRAFNATTNTMFFNGKFASAQLFKALGCDDLVSAVFDLAKGLSRLQLTDEEMALFSATCLLSPDRPWLADSQKVQKLQAKVYLALQHSLHMSGAADEKLDQMVSKLPIMKSICNLHIDKLEFFRLVHPETAYSFPPLYREVFGSEISLPDSTNNS